A single window of Nitrospirota bacterium DNA harbors:
- a CDS encoding type II toxin-antitoxin system VapC family toxin, whose product MRFSDLKKDDDIFIDANIFIYNFGAQSGECRELLLRCARGELTGYTLTSVLSEVLHRSMVAEAIEKGYIESKNPVKRLSESPEIVKKLSTYASNVEKISEMNITIIPLTNKLLKKSSRVRLTEGLLTNDSLMIAAMRDLKLTNLATNDSDFDRLK is encoded by the coding sequence ATGAGGTTTAGCGATCTCAAAAAAGACGACGATATTTTCATCGATGCGAATATTTTCATCTACAATTTCGGCGCACAGTCGGGGGAGTGCAGGGAGTTGCTTCTGCGCTGTGCAAGAGGCGAGCTCACAGGATACACATTGACCTCTGTTTTGTCGGAAGTGCTCCATAGATCGATGGTCGCCGAGGCGATTGAAAAGGGCTATATAGAGAGTAAAAATCCCGTTAAGAGGTTGAGTGAGAGTCCTGAAATTGTAAAGAAGCTCTCAACCTATGCGAGCAATGTCGAAAAGATCAGTGAGATGAATATAACGATTATTCCTTTAACGAATAAGCTCCTAAAGAAAAGCTCAAGGGTAAGATTGACCGAAGGCCTTTTAACCAATGACTCTCTCATGATAGCTGCGATGAGGGATTTAAAGTTGACAAATCTGGCGACGAATGATAGTGACTTTGATCGGTTAAAATGA
- a CDS encoding SLBB domain-containing protein — MRRFVVLVGILLALSAPARAEQDYIVGEGDVLKIMVYDHADLTTVARVSGQGSILFPLIGEVRIQGLTIAKVSEKLASLLADGYVISPQVTIFIDEFRSQKVTVIGQVNKPGLYELKGYTTFLEVLSKAGDLSKDAGDKATVKRKTDGPDKREQVIAIDLRRLIDKGDTAQDIPIIDGDSIFVSKAGMFYVNGEVKKPDAYKFEEGTTVIKAITYAGGFSDKASTTRVKIIRKVDGRERVLEKVKMDEPVMPDDVIVVPESFF, encoded by the coding sequence ATGAGAAGATTTGTTGTCCTCGTGGGTATTCTCCTCGCCCTCAGCGCTCCTGCGCGTGCAGAGCAGGATTATATCGTAGGCGAGGGAGATGTACTGAAGATAATGGTCTACGATCATGCCGACCTCACCACGGTTGCACGGGTGAGCGGGCAGGGATCGATTCTCTTTCCCCTGATCGGCGAGGTCAGGATACAGGGCCTCACCATCGCAAAGGTATCGGAGAAGCTCGCCTCACTGCTCGCCGACGGCTATGTCATTTCTCCGCAGGTGACCATCTTCATCGATGAGTTCAGGAGCCAGAAGGTGACGGTGATCGGGCAGGTCAACAAGCCGGGGCTCTACGAGCTGAAGGGCTATACCACCTTCCTCGAAGTGCTGTCGAAGGCGGGCGACCTCTCGAAGGACGCCGGCGACAAGGCGACGGTGAAGAGGAAGACCGACGGACCTGATAAAAGGGAACAGGTCATTGCCATAGACCTGAGGCGCCTTATCGATAAAGGCGACACGGCCCAGGATATCCCGATCATCGACGGGGACAGCATCTTCGTGAGCAAGGCGGGCATGTTCTATGTGAACGGCGAGGTCAAGAAGCCCGATGCCTATAAATTCGAAGAGGGGACGACGGTCATCAAGGCGATCACCTATGCGGGCGGCTTCAGCGACAAGGCGTCGACGACCAGGGTGAAGATCATCAGGAAGGTCGACGGAAGGGAGCGGGTGCTCGAGAAGGTGAAGATGGACGAGCCGGTCATGCCGGACGATGTCATCGTGGTGCCCGAAAGCTTTTTCTGA
- a CDS encoding MraY family glycosyltransferase: MQALGFLSPDIAPAGYAAKLQMLMAALTALTSFSVILFLLPVLSRAAVRIGLLDYPQERKVHLIPKPLIGGIGMAAAFFVCSLLFVPRASFSGLYAGIVILLIVGFFDDYREFTHRWKFLAQIFAAILMMHLSKTFLFSLGDLLSLGVIKLGIMAIPVTIFCTVGVINAINMSDGLDGLAGGIALVAFVSFGAAAFIDNRPDLLFLSLALVGALIGFLRYNWHPATLFMGDAGSLVLGFALAFFSIDLTQHEGTRISPMFPVLILAVPIVDTIAVMLKRVLENKSPFHADKNHLHHLLMRMGYSHASTVKIILLISSLLSLFALYATVMRAPDHYLFLIFALYFFVHLIGSFSADIAVKRGAAPLGETGQKHLRYYTSIVVDYKKKTLLIFHTLKGGIAMKRLTLMVLAVLAVVFLFQSPVLSATNGAANSLAASMKSELSAGKGPRDVVKDALLAGNVAPAVFEAACEIGISVEDAIFGAIAAGVSPDVIARSATGVCADAATVAEIMGRDDVVLAYGGPGRGFGPPSFVTPPGSRGGGRPFSTPPPVSPSIP; the protein is encoded by the coding sequence ATGCAGGCCCTCGGTTTCTTGTCCCCCGACATCGCACCGGCAGGATATGCAGCGAAGCTGCAGATGCTCATGGCAGCGCTCACCGCGCTGACGTCTTTCTCGGTCATCCTCTTCCTCCTTCCCGTGCTTTCGCGCGCTGCGGTCCGCATAGGGCTGCTCGACTATCCCCAGGAGAGAAAGGTGCACCTCATCCCCAAGCCGCTGATAGGGGGGATCGGCATGGCGGCAGCCTTTTTCGTCTGCTCCCTTTTGTTCGTACCCCGCGCTTCGTTCAGCGGGCTCTATGCAGGGATAGTGATATTGCTCATCGTCGGTTTTTTCGACGACTACCGCGAGTTCACCCATCGGTGGAAGTTCCTGGCGCAGATCTTCGCCGCCATTCTCATGATGCATCTCAGCAAGACCTTTCTCTTCTCGTTGGGCGACCTCTTGTCGCTGGGCGTCATAAAGCTCGGCATAATGGCTATCCCGGTCACGATTTTCTGTACGGTCGGGGTGATCAATGCCATCAACATGTCCGACGGCCTCGACGGCCTCGCGGGCGGCATAGCGCTCGTGGCGTTCGTCTCTTTCGGAGCCGCTGCATTCATCGATAACCGCCCGGACCTCCTCTTCCTGAGCCTTGCGCTGGTCGGCGCTCTCATCGGCTTTCTGCGCTACAACTGGCATCCTGCAACGCTCTTCATGGGCGACGCGGGGAGCCTCGTCCTCGGGTTCGCGCTCGCCTTTTTCTCGATCGACCTGACACAGCATGAGGGGACCCGCATTTCGCCGATGTTCCCGGTGCTGATCCTGGCAGTGCCCATCGTCGATACCATTGCGGTGATGCTCAAGAGGGTTCTCGAGAACAAGAGCCCTTTCCACGCCGACAAGAACCATCTTCACCATCTCCTGATGAGAATGGGCTATTCCCACGCATCGACGGTAAAGATCATCCTCCTGATATCGTCGCTCCTCTCGCTCTTCGCGCTCTACGCGACCGTGATGCGGGCGCCGGACCATTACCTGTTCCTCATTTTTGCGCTCTATTTCTTCGTTCACCTCATCGGCTCATTCTCTGCGGATATCGCGGTGAAGAGAGGTGCGGCGCCGCTCGGGGAGACGGGGCAAAAGCACCTGCGGTACTATACGAGCATAGTCGTTGACTATAAAAAGAAAACTCTGTTAATCTTTCATACGCTCAAGGGAGGAATCGCCATGAAACGTCTGACATTGATGGTCCTCGCAGTGCTTGCAGTAGTCTTCCTGTTTCAGAGTCCTGTCTTGTCCGCAACCAACGGCGCAGCAAACAGTCTTGCAGCGTCGATGAAGAGTGAGCTCAGCGCCGGCAAGGGGCCGCGCGACGTTGTCAAGGATGCTCTCCTCGCCGGCAACGTTGCGCCCGCGGTCTTCGAGGCTGCCTGCGAAATCGGGATCTCGGTCGAGGATGCGATCTTCGGCGCCATCGCCGCAGGAGTGTCGCCCGACGTCATTGCCCGGAGCGCCACCGGCGTATGCGCCGACGCGGCGACCGTGGCGGAGATCATGGGAAGGGACGATGTAGTCCTCGCCTATGGCGGACCGGGCCGCGGCTTCGGGCCCCCGTCTTTTGTAACTCCTCCCGGGTCCAGGGGCGGTGGACGGCCCTTCAGCACTCCCCCTCCGGTAAGCCCGTCGATACCGTAG
- a CDS encoding outer membrane beta-barrel protein, translating to MVKKLGILVVLAALVLASAPSFAEEVTPPIGRERTTGGIAGDIFERRGGYVHPFLSVTEYYTDNVFNTKDNKEDDFVTVLSPGIWFAVPRVKERVMEISTASVAPGGASATRFLERAPGRYQAYALYRADIEIFARNSSENTDNHLAEGVFQYNFRGGLSVDVMNQFAKTHDVRGRATGDDITLDEYNANYFSTILTYKISDRLTLRADYANYLLDYTTDNDNFRDRKDNSASGYIFYRIGPRTSVFGQYEFIDVDYDESTLPSSKQHHVFVGARREVTDKSRIMLKAGYGTKDFENSTVGNKDNVLLEAQVQHSFTTKTSVSVIAARRFSESDLRTTQYVLTNSVGVHYRQRVTSKITGSLLLTFADEQYKGDPVTAGGETKQRKDKYYGVGPGVQYRFKEWLSAEARYTFSKRDSNLSFFDYTNNTVALTVTGSF from the coding sequence ATGGTGAAAAAGCTCGGAATCCTGGTTGTGCTCGCTGCGCTTGTCCTTGCATCAGCTCCTTCGTTTGCAGAAGAGGTCACCCCGCCCATAGGCCGGGAGAGGACTACCGGCGGGATCGCCGGCGATATCTTCGAACGGCGGGGCGGCTATGTGCACCCGTTCCTTTCGGTGACCGAATACTATACGGACAACGTCTTCAATACGAAGGACAACAAGGAGGACGACTTCGTGACGGTCCTCTCTCCCGGCATCTGGTTTGCCGTTCCCCGGGTGAAGGAGAGGGTCATGGAAATCTCGACCGCGAGCGTGGCCCCCGGCGGCGCATCGGCGACGAGGTTCCTCGAGCGTGCGCCGGGCCGCTACCAGGCGTACGCGCTCTACCGCGCCGATATAGAAATCTTTGCCCGGAACTCCTCGGAAAATACGGACAACCATCTCGCCGAGGGCGTGTTCCAGTATAATTTCCGGGGAGGGCTCTCTGTCGATGTGATGAACCAGTTCGCCAAGACGCATGACGTGCGCGGCCGGGCTACGGGCGACGACATCACCCTTGACGAGTATAACGCCAACTACTTCAGCACGATCCTGACCTACAAGATCAGCGACCGGCTGACGCTCCGTGCCGATTACGCGAACTATCTCCTCGATTACACGACCGACAACGACAATTTCAGGGACCGCAAGGACAATTCGGCCTCGGGCTATATCTTCTACCGGATAGGGCCGCGGACGTCGGTCTTCGGGCAGTACGAGTTCATCGATGTCGATTACGACGAGAGCACGCTCCCGAGCAGCAAACAGCACCACGTCTTTGTCGGCGCCCGCCGCGAGGTGACCGACAAGTCGAGGATCATGCTCAAGGCCGGGTACGGCACCAAGGATTTCGAGAACTCGACAGTCGGGAATAAAGACAACGTCCTCCTCGAGGCGCAGGTGCAGCATTCGTTCACCACCAAGACCTCGGTGAGCGTCATCGCAGCGCGGAGATTCAGCGAGTCCGACCTCCGCACAACGCAGTATGTCCTGACCAACAGCGTCGGTGTCCACTACCGCCAGCGGGTCACGAGCAAGATCACCGGATCGCTGCTGCTCACCTTCGCCGATGAACAGTACAAGGGAGATCCGGTCACCGCGGGCGGCGAGACGAAACAGAGGAAAGACAAGTATTACGGAGTCGGACCGGGCGTCCAGTACCGATTCAAGGAGTGGCTCAGCGCCGAGGCGCGGTATACGTTCAGCAAGAGAGATTCGAACCTGTCGTTCTTTGATTACACGAACAACACGGTGGCGCTCACCGTCACCGGTTCGTTCTGA